From Paenibacillus sp. FSL H8-0537:
TTGTGCATCAAATCAACGTCGTTAATCGCCATTTTTGCGTGCCTTGTGAGAAGCACTTGTATGAATACAATTATTCCGACGTAGATGCGAGCCAAGATTCCTGCCATAAAAGCCGCCGCAGCCGTGGAAGCCGCAGTAGTCGCGGAAGCCGTGGTAACAGCTACATTTCGAAAGCGAAAACTGCTAAGAAAAGTGTGAAAAAAGCAAAGCGCCAGTAGAGTAGGCAATGTACTAATGCCTGTTTAGCCGGTGCTTGCAGCTAAAAGCTGGCTCTCCGATACCAAATGGGTATCGAGGCCAGCTTTTTTATATTGACCTATAGGCTATTGTGTTTAACTCACCTACGCTGGCATCTGCGGGATAGAGTTTCCAATATTACATGACGGAAAATTTATATATGGACGATTGTCTGTAAAGGTGACCCGGAAGCAGCTCTGTGCTGGGGAAGTCCGGCTCGTTGGGAGAATTCGGATAATGCTGCGTTTCCAGACAGAAGCCTGCATAAGGCGGGTAGGCTCTTCCTCGTTTGCCCATAACGCTGCCATCAAGCTGGTTGCCCGAATAAAATTGAACAGCTGGCTGGGTCGTATAAACCTCCATAACTCGGCCTGATGTGGGCTCGTAAACGCTGGCCGCATATATCATGGGATGCTTATTGCCGTTTAGTACATAATTGAAATCATAGCCATTAGCGTATTTCATTTGCGGATAGCTTGAATGGATTCGGGCTCCGATGGGTGTCGATTTGCGGAAGTCGAGGGGAGTGCCCTCCACACTTTGAACCTTTCCAGTCGGAATAAGGCTTGGATTAACGGGTGTAAATCGATCGGCGTGAAGCGTTAAAATATGACCTAAAATGTTTCCGTTTCCTTCGCCGGCTAAGTTGTAATAGTTATGCTGGGTTAGATTTACAACCGTCGTTGTATCTGTTACGGCAGCATAATCAATTTTCAGTTCATTGCTGTCCGTTAGAGTGTAAATGACGTTAACATCAAGATTGCCAGGAAAGCCCTCTTCGCCATTTTTGCTCCAATAGCTTAAAGACAAAGCAACCGAGCCGTTCTGATAGATTTCCTCTGCCTTCCAAACTTTTTTATTAAAGCCACATTTGCCGCCATGCAGCGTATTGGGGTTGTCATTAACCGACAATTGGAAGGTCGTGCCATCAAGCGTAAAGCGCCCGTTTGCAATTCGGTTGGCGTAGCGTCCGATTATTGCTCCGAAATAAGATTTATTGCCGGTATTGATATACTCCTTCAGCGTGGGATAGCCCAAAACAATATCTTCAAAAATGCCGTTGCGATCTGGCGTTTTAAGCGAAAGCATGATGCCGCCATATGTCATGATTGAAGCTTGCATGCCCATGCTGTTCGTTAGGCTGTATAAATAGATGGCTTCACCGACCTCTGTTTTACCCAAAAATAGCTTGGTTATGCGGCTGGACGTTTTCGCTGGGATCGATGAGTACGGCTTTTCACGGCATATTTTCTCTAAAGGTGCCGTATTTCCATATACAGGTTCAGCCCCGTGAGGACTTGCTGCCCAGCAAACCGCATTTGAAATGACCTTTAAAACATTCTTATTGTAATAGGTGGGATATTCCTGATCGCCCGGCCTGAAGTAGAAAATTTTCCCTAAGCCACGCTGATAGGCGCAGCCGCTGCGAAATACTTCTCCTCCTTGAAACCAGCTAATAAAAATAAGTTCTTCAGGTGCAGGAATGTCAAAGAACTCACCGTACATTTCCTCTGTCTCAAGCTCGAAATATTCACCTAATCCCTCGGTAATTGGATGCGATGGTTTCACTACCCATAAACGTTCCCGTTCAGCATCAGATCGCCATTTCAAATCACAGGTTGTTCCCATTAATTTTTGG
This genomic window contains:
- a CDS encoding aldose epimerase family protein; this translates as MGKTEVGEAIYLYSLTNSMGMQASIMTYGGIMLSLKTPDRNGIFEDIVLGYPTLKEYINTGNKSYFGAIIGRYANRIANGRFTLDGTTFQLSVNDNPNTLHGGKCGFNKKVWKAEEIYQNGSVALSLSYWSKNGEEGFPGNLDVNVIYTLTDSNELKIDYAAVTDTTTVVNLTQHNYYNLAGEGNGNILGHILTLHADRFTPVNPSLIPTGKVQSVEGTPLDFRKSTPIGARIHSSYPQMKYANGYDFNYVLNGNKHPMIYAASVYEPTSGRVMEVYTTQPAVQFYSGNQLDGSVMGKRGRAYPPYAGFCLETQHYPNSPNEPDFPSTELLPGHLYRQSSIYKFSVM